One window of Actinomycetota bacterium genomic DNA carries:
- the cofD gene encoding 2-phospho-L-lactate transferase, translated as MRPLDPGAVVLTVLAGGIGAARFLRGLVRAADPRSITTVVNVGDDIELHGLRVCPDLDTITYTLADAIHPEQQWGRADESFTVADELRRYGEQTWFTLGDRDLATHLYRTRRLHEGAPLSQVTEAVARAWGLAVRLIPATDDRVWTRITTADDRALHFQEYWVRERAEPEVAHVELVGADSARPAPGVLGAIASAEVVVLCPSNPVVSIGTILAVPGIREALVATDAPVVGVSPIVGGEVVRGMADRLLPAVGAEVSAAGVAELYRDFLDGWVIDDRDADAVAGLRTRGLAVAVTDTVMRTPEVAERVARTALELAATVERAA; from the coding sequence ATCCGGCCTCTCGACCCCGGAGCTGTCGTGCTCACCGTCCTCGCCGGAGGGATCGGCGCCGCGCGCTTCCTCCGCGGTCTGGTCCGGGCAGCGGATCCGCGCTCGATCACCACCGTCGTCAACGTCGGCGACGACATCGAGCTGCACGGCCTGCGCGTGTGTCCCGACCTCGACACGATCACCTACACGCTCGCCGACGCGATCCACCCCGAACAGCAGTGGGGCCGCGCGGACGAGAGCTTCACCGTCGCCGACGAACTCCGTCGCTACGGCGAGCAGACATGGTTCACGCTGGGCGATCGCGACCTGGCCACGCACCTGTACCGCACGCGCCGACTGCACGAGGGGGCGCCGCTGTCGCAGGTGACCGAGGCGGTCGCCCGCGCGTGGGGCCTCGCCGTGCGACTGATCCCCGCGACCGACGACCGCGTCTGGACCCGGATCACGACGGCCGACGACCGCGCGCTGCACTTCCAGGAGTACTGGGTGCGCGAGCGAGCTGAACCGGAGGTGGCCCACGTGGAGCTCGTCGGGGCCGACAGCGCCCGTCCTGCGCCAGGCGTGCTGGGAGCGATCGCCTCCGCCGAGGTGGTCGTGCTCTGCCCGTCGAACCCGGTGGTCTCCATCGGCACGATCCTCGCTGTCCCGGGCATCCGCGAGGCGCTCGTCGCCACCGACGCCCCGGTCGTCGGTGTCTCCCCCATCGTCGGCGGCGAGGTCGTGCGCGGGATGGCCGACCGGCTCCTGCCGGCGGTCGGGGCGGAGGTGTCCGCCGCCGGGGTCGCCGAGCTCTACCGCGACTTCCTCGACGGCTGGGTCATCGACGATCGCGACGCCGACGCGGTCGCGGGTCTACGGACCCGGGGACTCGCCGTCGCGGTCACCGACACCGTCATGCGTACACCCGAGGTTGCCGAGCGCGTGGCTCGGACCGCGCTCGAGCTCGCCGCGACCGTCGAGCGCGCCGCGTGA
- a CDS encoding DUF3499 family protein yields the protein MAEARQHRERVVRPLAAASGRACARPGCPAPARATLSLVYDDRVLVLEGLHDESSPATYDLCGTHADRTGPPYGWELRDGRRPADLDPDRPRDLGGPDTVAVLAQALNRGRDDAAPTRGPVAQPPAATERSPRIAAATAPVPHRAGPVDAPVVTADVPRPRPVLAARPASEPDRPSTADPAGAADGAIDDAAEELAALAAVLAEIADDDPPRDTDTYLRQIEAIADAVPDVARSDHAASPPTSAGPAGQHRAAGEGARAQAW from the coding sequence GTGGCTGAGGCACGGCAGCATCGGGAGCGGGTCGTCCGTCCACTGGCGGCGGCGAGCGGACGTGCGTGTGCGCGGCCCGGCTGTCCCGCCCCCGCTCGTGCGACCCTGAGCCTGGTCTACGACGACCGCGTGCTCGTCCTCGAGGGCCTGCACGACGAGTCCTCGCCGGCCACCTACGACCTGTGCGGGACCCACGCGGACCGCACCGGGCCTCCGTACGGGTGGGAGCTGCGCGACGGCCGGCGCCCCGCTGACCTCGATCCCGACCGGCCCCGCGATCTGGGTGGTCCGGACACGGTCGCGGTCCTGGCGCAAGCGCTCAACCGCGGTCGTGACGACGCGGCCCCGACTCGAGGGCCGGTAGCGCAGCCGCCGGCCGCCACCGAGCGCTCGCCCCGGATCGCCGCGGCGACCGCTCCGGTGCCGCATCGCGCCGGACCCGTCGACGCGCCTGTGGTCACCGCTGACGTCCCGCGGCCCCGTCCCGTGCTGGCCGCGCGCCCCGCCTCGGAGCCCGACCGACCCTCGACCGCGGACCCCGCTGGCGCCGCGGACGGCGCCATCGACGACGCTGCCGAGGAGCTCGCGGCGCTCGCCGCCGTCCTCGCCGAGATCGCCGACGACGACCCGCCCCGTGATACCGACACGTACCTGCGGCAGATCGAGGCGATCGCGGACGCCGTTCCGGATGTGGCCCGCAGTGACCACGCAGCGTCACCGCCGACCAGTGCCGGACCCGCTGGTCAGCACCGTGCCGCCGGTGAGGGAGCCCGCGCCCAGGCCTGGTGA
- a CDS encoding DUF3105 domain-containing protein, translated as MADDDRLTKKERRELARAERRRKEEEERKRARRSRIVSSIVTVLVVGLIAAILFTAFSGDESLDDEVLIDFAAAQEARTAAGCEVLQVAPTASRDHLDPATAPPPDALYTTLRPTASGPHFQQWGPIATFGSAADERSVLHNLEHGAVVVWYDDTRVEGETIGEIESWVETLNDSGFEFGARGGGIISSPYNGTFTSGKPIAFRAWERALDCDTFDETVAHSFVIENFGTAGAAPEGNFSPFPEGVLAYDPDSLPTAPPTQVPTDAGTVEPTEAGTEGTEAPTTEPTPTEEPSPAAS; from the coding sequence GTGGCCGACGACGACCGCCTGACCAAGAAGGAACGACGCGAGTTGGCTCGTGCCGAGCGCAGGCGTAAGGAGGAGGAGGAGCGCAAGCGCGCGCGGCGCAGCCGCATCGTCAGCAGCATCGTCACGGTGCTCGTGGTCGGCCTCATCGCGGCCATCCTCTTCACCGCGTTCTCGGGGGACGAAAGCCTCGACGACGAGGTTCTGATCGACTTCGCGGCCGCTCAGGAGGCTCGCACCGCAGCGGGTTGCGAGGTGCTACAGGTCGCGCCCACGGCATCGCGTGATCACCTCGATCCAGCCACGGCCCCGCCCCCCGACGCGCTGTACACCACCCTGCGACCGACCGCATCCGGTCCGCACTTCCAGCAGTGGGGGCCGATCGCGACGTTCGGCAGCGCCGCCGACGAGCGCAGCGTCCTGCACAACCTCGAGCACGGCGCCGTGGTGGTCTGGTACGACGACACACGGGTCGAGGGCGAGACGATCGGCGAGATCGAGTCCTGGGTCGAGACGCTGAACGACAGCGGGTTCGAGTTCGGGGCGCGGGGCGGCGGCATAATCAGCTCGCCCTACAACGGGACGTTCACGTCGGGCAAGCCGATCGCGTTCCGAGCGTGGGAGCGCGCGCTCGACTGCGACACGTTCGACGAGACGGTCGCACACTCGTTCGTCATCGAGAACTTCGGAACGGCGGGCGCCGCGCCCGAGGGCAACTTCTCGCCCTTCCCGGAGGGCGTCCTCGCCTACGACCCCGACTCGCTGCCCACGGCGCCGCCGACCCAGGTGCCGACCGACGCCGGAACGGTCGAGCCGACGGAAGCCGGCACCGAGGGCACCGAGGCCCCGACGACCGAGCCCACCCCAACCGAGGAGCCCAGTCCCGCAGCCTCGTAG
- a CDS encoding WhiB family transcriptional regulator — MIDAKCLDADPEAFFPEKGGSTREAKRICAACPVRTECLEYALDNDERFGIWGGMSERERRRLKRMAS; from the coding sequence ATGATCGATGCGAAGTGCCTCGATGCTGACCCGGAGGCGTTCTTCCCCGAGAAGGGCGGCTCGACCCGGGAGGCCAAGCGCATCTGCGCGGCCTGCCCGGTGCGGACCGAGTGCCTCGAGTACGCGCTCGACAACGACGAGCGCTTCGGCATCTGGGGCGGCATGTCGGAACGGGAGCGGCGTCGGCTCAAGCGGATGGCCTCCTAG
- a CDS encoding metallopeptidase family protein — MDDRRGRLGRRPVDGSRRPDAGYRTPSRASFERLARGVVRALPSTLLDAVGSFRIEVDQVPPESDEPILAAFTRGTPGRLVLYRGPVEARAPTREELARLLREIVIVELAAATGEDPSAFD; from the coding sequence GTGGACGATCGACGCGGCCGCCTGGGCCGCCGCCCCGTGGACGGCAGCCGCCGGCCCGACGCCGGCTACCGCACCCCCAGCCGAGCGAGCTTCGAGCGGCTCGCGCGAGGGGTCGTCAGGGCACTGCCGAGCACGCTGCTGGACGCCGTCGGGTCCTTCCGGATCGAGGTCGACCAGGTGCCGCCCGAGTCCGACGAGCCGATCCTGGCCGCCTTCACCCGCGGCACGCCCGGGCGGCTCGTGCTGTACCGCGGACCTGTCGAGGCCCGAGCGCCGACCCGAGAGGAACTCGCGAGGCTCCTGCGGGAGATCGTGATCGTCGAGCTGGCGGCGGCGACCGGCGAGGACCCCTCGGCGTTCGACTGA
- a CDS encoding bifunctional FO biosynthesis protein CofGH, whose protein sequence is MDVSGNDATDVLIRTRPRALRRAETGKSLTRDEIAALMTARGDDLDRLLSVAARTRDVAPWYGDGGVRRVTHSRKVFVPLTHLCRDTCGYCTFAWPPKGDLPAYLSPEQVLDVARQGQAAGCKEMLFTLGDKPEERYPAARGWLDARGYATTLEYLRAVSVLVIEETGLLPHLNPGVMSWADLATLKPVSASMGLMLESTSRRLLQKGEAHWNSPDKDPAVRLRTIEDAGRLSIPFTTGLLIGIGETLAERAETLLAIRDVHRRYGHVQEVIVQNFRAKPDTAFRDRPEPSFDDLLATVAAARIALGPTVHVQAPPNLSPDRYERILGAGIDDWGGVSPVTPDHVNPEMPWPQLDQLAERSRAMGFELTERLCVYPEYVGRPDPWLSGRMRGPVQALATPDGYARPEHRPTPHAWQDPDPVYTQTTSAMEAVISGDEAAGSAADGRNARAADSDHERAVYGDVHFIAQGVVASNRRRASGPSRSRIRPSVSAALRKAQRGAVLDDDEALLLFETTGVELDALARAADEVRAARVGEIVTYVVNRNLNFTNICYTGCRFCAFAQRRDDPDAYNLSLEQVADRVEQAWNVGATEVCMQGGIHPDLPGDYYFAVLDAVKGRVPDIHVHAFSPMEVVNGATRMGISIREWLAEARRRGLGSVPGTAAEILDDEVRWVLTKGKLPAAAWIEVIETAHDLGIPTTSTMMYGHVDEPRHWVAHLKLLRAIQERTGGFTEFVPLPFVHQLAPIYLAGVARPGPTWTENRQVHAVARLLLAGAIDNVQVSWVKLGLEGAATLLTGGVNDLGGTLMEETISRMAGSSHGVARDPDEFRAVAAAVGRPVAERDTTYTRIAPALGDGASAPSIGR, encoded by the coding sequence CTGGACGTCAGCGGCAACGACGCGACCGATGTGCTGATCCGCACCCGACCACGCGCGCTGCGGCGAGCCGAGACGGGCAAGAGCCTCACCCGTGACGAGATCGCGGCGCTGATGACCGCACGCGGGGACGATCTCGACCGGCTGCTGTCCGTTGCGGCCCGGACGCGCGACGTCGCTCCTTGGTACGGCGACGGCGGAGTCCGACGGGTCACCCACAGCCGCAAGGTGTTCGTGCCCCTGACCCACCTGTGTCGCGACACCTGCGGCTACTGCACCTTCGCGTGGCCACCGAAAGGTGACCTGCCGGCCTACCTGTCACCTGAGCAGGTGCTCGACGTCGCGCGGCAGGGGCAGGCCGCCGGCTGCAAGGAGATGCTGTTCACCCTCGGCGACAAGCCCGAGGAGCGCTATCCAGCAGCGCGGGGGTGGCTCGACGCGCGCGGCTACGCGACGACGCTGGAGTACCTGCGGGCGGTCTCCGTGCTCGTCATCGAGGAGACCGGCCTGCTCCCGCACCTCAACCCCGGCGTGATGAGCTGGGCCGACCTCGCCACCCTGAAACCGGTCTCCGCCTCGATGGGTCTCATGCTCGAGAGCACGTCGCGCCGGCTCCTCCAGAAGGGTGAGGCGCATTGGAACTCACCCGACAAGGACCCCGCGGTGCGGCTGCGCACCATCGAGGATGCGGGGCGTCTGAGCATCCCGTTCACCACGGGCTTGCTCATCGGGATAGGCGAGACGCTCGCCGAGCGGGCGGAGACGCTGCTCGCGATCCGCGATGTGCACCGCCGCTACGGGCACGTGCAGGAGGTCATCGTCCAGAACTTCCGCGCGAAGCCGGACACCGCCTTCCGCGACCGTCCCGAACCCAGCTTCGACGACCTGCTCGCCACGGTCGCGGCAGCGCGGATCGCGCTCGGGCCCACCGTCCACGTGCAAGCTCCACCCAACCTCAGCCCCGACCGCTACGAGCGCATCCTCGGGGCGGGCATCGACGACTGGGGCGGGGTGTCGCCGGTCACACCCGATCACGTCAACCCCGAGATGCCGTGGCCGCAGCTCGACCAGCTCGCTGAGCGTTCGCGCGCCATGGGCTTCGAGCTGACCGAGCGGCTGTGCGTCTACCCCGAGTACGTCGGGCGCCCCGACCCGTGGCTCTCGGGGCGCATGCGCGGACCCGTCCAAGCGCTGGCGACCCCCGATGGCTACGCGCGCCCCGAGCACCGCCCGACGCCGCATGCTTGGCAGGACCCCGACCCCGTCTACACGCAGACGACGTCAGCGATGGAGGCCGTCATCAGCGGTGACGAAGCTGCCGGCTCCGCGGCCGACGGTCGCAACGCCCGTGCGGCTGATAGCGACCACGAACGTGCGGTGTACGGCGACGTGCACTTCATCGCGCAAGGTGTCGTCGCCAGCAACCGGCGTCGCGCATCCGGTCCCAGTCGGTCGCGGATCCGCCCCTCCGTGAGTGCGGCGCTGCGCAAGGCGCAACGTGGCGCCGTCCTCGATGACGACGAGGCGCTGCTGCTGTTCGAGACGACGGGGGTCGAGCTCGACGCGCTCGCACGCGCGGCGGACGAGGTCCGCGCGGCGCGGGTGGGCGAGATCGTGACCTACGTCGTGAACCGCAACCTCAACTTCACCAACATCTGTTACACGGGCTGCCGCTTCTGCGCCTTCGCCCAGCGACGTGACGACCCGGATGCCTACAACCTGTCCCTCGAGCAGGTCGCCGATCGCGTCGAGCAGGCGTGGAACGTCGGGGCGACCGAGGTGTGCATGCAGGGTGGCATCCACCCGGACCTGCCCGGTGACTACTACTTCGCGGTGCTCGACGCGGTGAAGGGGCGGGTGCCCGACATCCACGTTCACGCGTTCAGTCCGATGGAAGTGGTCAACGGGGCGACCCGGATGGGGATCTCGATCCGGGAGTGGCTCGCCGAGGCTCGCCGTCGTGGGCTGGGGTCGGTCCCCGGGACCGCGGCCGAGATCCTCGATGACGAGGTCCGGTGGGTGCTCACGAAGGGCAAGCTCCCCGCGGCGGCCTGGATCGAGGTCATCGAGACCGCCCACGACCTCGGCATCCCGACGACCTCGACGATGATGTACGGCCACGTCGACGAGCCACGCCACTGGGTCGCCCACCTCAAGCTCCTGCGTGCCATCCAGGAGCGGACCGGCGGGTTCACCGAGTTCGTCCCGCTCCCGTTCGTCCACCAGCTCGCCCCGATCTACCTCGCCGGTGTCGCCCGCCCGGGACCGACGTGGACCGAGAACCGCCAGGTCCACGCGGTGGCGAGGTTGCTGCTGGCTGGTGCGATCGACAACGTCCAGGTGAGCTGGGTCAAGCTCGGTCTCGAGGGCGCGGCGACCCTGTTGACCGGGGGGGTCAACGACCTCGGAGGGACGCTGATGGAGGAGACCATCAGTCGGATGGCGGGCTCCTCCCACGGTGTCGCGCGCGACCCCGACGAGTTCCGGGCGGTCGCTGCGGCCGTGGGCCGGCCCGTCGCGGAGCGTGACACCACCTACACCCGTATCGCCCCCGCCCTTGGCGACGGTGCATCCGCACCGTCGATAGGGCGGTAG
- a CDS encoding coenzyme F420-0:L-glutamate ligase — protein MTQLEIFALPGLPEVVEGDDIGALISAAAAAAPLRDGDVITVAQKIVSKAEGRTVWVPTDADPEWFRREVARREAVRIVADTDAVLVVETRHGFVCANAGVDASNAGAARLTLLPDDGDASAAAIRGSIRDRLGLDVGVLVTDTFGRAWRMGQTDVAIGVAGIRPLRDERGQRDRDGRELSVTLVAVADELAAAADLVRTKADGAAVVVVRGARVAGDGSVTELVRPAREDLFRWGGPRATLEGLAARRTVRAFADRLVPDEVIDRAVRAAATAPAPHHTRPWRFIRPRDVTRPRLLAAMADRWRADLRGDGVDEQTIERRIARSDAILGTAPVLVLPFVSLEGAHAYPDRLRQRAEREMFLLAGGAGLQNLQVALAAQGVGSAWISSTLFCADVVAEVLDLPDHWLPLGSVAIGYPPPDFAPQPRPAVDPGELLEDR, from the coding sequence GTGACGCAGCTCGAGATCTTCGCGCTACCCGGGTTGCCAGAGGTCGTCGAGGGCGACGACATCGGCGCGCTGATCTCCGCTGCCGCAGCGGCCGCACCGCTCCGCGACGGTGACGTGATCACGGTGGCGCAGAAGATCGTCAGCAAGGCCGAGGGCCGCACGGTCTGGGTTCCGACCGACGCGGATCCCGAATGGTTCCGCCGCGAGGTCGCGCGTCGCGAGGCGGTCCGGATCGTCGCCGACACGGACGCCGTGCTCGTCGTTGAGACCCGTCACGGCTTCGTCTGTGCCAACGCCGGTGTCGACGCCTCGAACGCTGGAGCGGCGCGGCTAACGCTTCTACCTGATGACGGCGACGCCTCCGCGGCGGCCATCCGCGGCAGCATCCGCGATCGCCTCGGGCTCGATGTCGGCGTCCTTGTCACCGACACGTTCGGTCGGGCGTGGCGGATGGGGCAGACGGACGTGGCGATCGGCGTCGCGGGCATCCGCCCGCTCCGCGACGAGCGCGGTCAGCGCGACCGCGATGGTCGCGAGTTGAGCGTCACCCTCGTCGCGGTCGCGGACGAACTCGCCGCCGCCGCCGACCTCGTCCGCACCAAGGCCGACGGCGCGGCGGTCGTCGTCGTGCGCGGGGCGAGGGTGGCCGGAGACGGGTCCGTGACGGAGCTGGTCCGGCCTGCCCGCGAGGACCTCTTCCGTTGGGGGGGACCTCGAGCCACGCTGGAAGGTCTCGCCGCGCGCCGAACCGTTCGGGCCTTCGCCGACCGCCTCGTCCCCGACGAGGTGATCGACCGCGCTGTCCGTGCCGCCGCGACCGCTCCCGCACCGCACCACACCCGGCCGTGGCGGTTCATCCGACCGAGGGATGTGACCCGGCCACGACTCCTGGCCGCCATGGCCGACCGCTGGCGAGCGGATCTCCGTGGCGACGGCGTGGACGAACAGACCATCGAACGCCGGATCGCGCGGAGCGACGCCATCCTCGGGACCGCACCGGTGCTGGTGCTGCCGTTCGTCTCGCTCGAAGGGGCGCACGCCTACCCGGACCGCCTGCGCCAGCGCGCCGAGCGCGAGATGTTCCTGCTGGCAGGCGGGGCGGGGCTGCAGAACCTCCAGGTCGCGCTCGCCGCTCAGGGCGTGGGCTCGGCGTGGATCTCGTCGACGCTGTTCTGCGCCGATGTGGTCGCCGAGGTGCTCGACCTGCCCGACCACTGGCTCCCGCTCGGTTCCGTGGCGATCGGCTATCCGCCGCCCGACTTCGCACCGCAGCCGCGACCCGCCGTCGATCCCGGCGAGCTACTCGAGGACCGGTGA
- a CDS encoding glycosyltransferase family 2 protein codes for MDAAPRVLAIVVVHDGAHWLDASLQALRDQTYDALEVVVVDNGSSDGSRDILLRHFDPDDLLVAERDLGFGAAVSMALDAAPPDIDYLLFVHDDLALDPDTVTRLVHHLEEDPSLAIVGPKLVDWADPGRLGEVGMGIDITGRADSGVDPDEIDQGQRDQIRPVLYVSSAGMLVRRDVFDQLGRFDRRYHLFREDLDLCWRAWLAGHRVEVLPHGTARHAAAAANYQRLGQTAFIGPRYFAERNTLSTLLKNYSAPRLVYLLPLFLVVGIAKIVGFVATRRVSDAWQTVRAWAWNIRDLRATLRQRRAVQGLRVRTDGELRPLFERTAPRVRAYAEAVGDWIAGGGEPAVLDEEVAEEPPTATRRAVEFVRSHPLSVGASILMVVGVVVALPLLGSGQLRGGELAPWPSSARAFLTAYVSAWHDSGGFGTSTSSSPAQALLGAFGYLTLGSAWLAQRALLLLPIPLAWLLTLRAGLVVTDRRVPRLAAATAYALSPPAIAAVTTAEVGGLVALVALPALVIAGTAIVAPSASPARAWRGTAAAALVLAATVAFEPPFAIIAGVVLVIALAGVRVAAFEPGERGIVTVRLLAVPLATFLLLFPWSIELFRADSPVLGGFRDVTAPAEPFWRWLVLTPEAAGFPGVAAGVAFVAAGVLGVALGLRRRPVAVPALWGLVLVGVATAWLTGRSTGPTWVWVGIPLLLAAAAYAGLLALAFASAGEALTQHAFGWRQLASAITVIVVIVGIGGSLLHLLRDPWGEIARAAPILPAFIETETAEVGPFRTVVLADRNGRWEWDITGANGPLMTQFGVPPARALVALVSDALERTASATDPGAAAGLALANVRYVVVPEGGTSEAVSEAFEEQFAIEPVPVSAGEVYRVTEWLPRVAFVPTAVADSLSRRGELPLGTDPVPFVPLGATRYVGDAPTSGEVLVSEAAAGGWTARADGAALPLRVQSGLVRFGVPVRADVITVEYARQSSRTALVLIELLVFLLVVSLMLRPPRFATGEGRR; via the coding sequence GTGGATGCGGCACCGCGCGTGCTCGCCATCGTGGTGGTCCACGACGGCGCCCACTGGCTCGATGCGTCCCTCCAGGCGTTGCGTGACCAGACCTACGACGCGCTCGAGGTCGTGGTCGTGGACAACGGTTCGTCCGACGGGTCCCGCGACATCCTCCTGCGGCACTTCGACCCCGACGACCTGCTCGTGGCCGAGCGCGACCTCGGTTTCGGTGCTGCGGTCTCGATGGCGCTCGATGCCGCGCCACCGGACATCGACTACCTGCTGTTCGTGCACGACGACCTCGCCCTCGACCCCGACACGGTCACGCGGCTCGTCCATCATCTCGAGGAGGATCCCTCCCTCGCCATCGTGGGGCCTAAGCTCGTCGATTGGGCCGATCCGGGCCGACTCGGCGAGGTCGGCATGGGTATCGACATCACGGGACGGGCCGACTCGGGCGTCGATCCCGACGAGATCGACCAGGGCCAACGCGATCAGATCCGGCCGGTGCTGTACGTCTCGAGCGCGGGCATGCTCGTGCGTCGGGACGTGTTCGACCAGCTCGGCCGCTTCGACCGCCGCTACCACCTCTTCCGCGAGGATCTCGATCTGTGCTGGCGCGCGTGGTTGGCCGGCCACCGGGTCGAGGTGCTCCCGCACGGCACCGCCCGCCACGCCGCCGCGGCGGCCAACTACCAGCGGCTCGGTCAGACCGCGTTCATCGGGCCGCGCTACTTCGCCGAGCGGAACACGCTGAGCACGCTGCTGAAGAACTACAGCGCGCCCCGCCTCGTCTACCTGCTGCCGCTGTTCCTGGTCGTCGGCATCGCCAAGATCGTGGGGTTCGTCGCTACCCGGCGGGTCTCGGATGCGTGGCAGACCGTGCGAGCCTGGGCGTGGAACATCCGCGACCTCCGTGCGACGCTGCGGCAGCGACGGGCCGTGCAGGGCCTCCGGGTCCGCACCGATGGCGAGCTGCGGCCGCTGTTCGAGCGCACCGCGCCCCGCGTGCGCGCCTACGCGGAGGCCGTCGGTGACTGGATCGCCGGCGGCGGGGAACCCGCCGTCCTCGACGAGGAGGTAGCCGAGGAGCCGCCGACCGCCACCCGGCGCGCCGTCGAGTTCGTCCGCAGCCACCCTCTGAGCGTCGGGGCGAGCATCCTGATGGTCGTCGGCGTGGTCGTCGCGCTGCCCCTGCTGGGCTCGGGGCAGCTCCGCGGCGGCGAGCTCGCGCCGTGGCCGAGCAGCGCTCGTGCGTTCCTGACCGCGTACGTCTCGGCGTGGCACGACAGCGGTGGGTTCGGTACCTCCACATCGTCGTCGCCGGCTCAGGCGTTGCTGGGGGCGTTCGGATACCTCACGCTGGGCTCAGCGTGGCTGGCGCAACGAGCCCTGCTGCTCCTGCCGATCCCGCTCGCGTGGCTCCTCACGCTGCGCGCGGGGTTGGTGGTGACCGACCGACGGGTTCCCCGGCTGGCCGCTGCCACCGCGTACGCCCTGAGCCCCCCCGCCATCGCCGCGGTCACGACGGCCGAGGTCGGTGGGCTCGTGGCGCTGGTGGCACTGCCGGCGCTGGTCATCGCGGGCACGGCGATCGTCGCTCCGTCGGCCTCCCCCGCACGTGCCTGGCGAGGAACCGCAGCGGCAGCGCTGGTCCTGGCCGCCACGGTGGCGTTCGAGCCCCCCTTCGCCATCATCGCGGGGGTCGTCCTGGTCATCGCGCTGGCGGGCGTGCGCGTCGCTGCGTTCGAACCGGGTGAGCGAGGGATCGTCACGGTGCGCCTCCTCGCGGTGCCGCTCGCCACGTTCCTGCTGCTGTTCCCCTGGTCGATCGAACTGTTCCGCGCCGACTCGCCCGTCCTCGGCGGCTTCCGGGACGTGACCGCCCCCGCTGAGCCGTTCTGGCGCTGGCTCGTGCTCACGCCCGAGGCGGCTGGCTTCCCCGGCGTGGCAGCCGGTGTCGCGTTCGTGGCTGCCGGCGTGCTCGGCGTGGCGTTGGGCCTACGACGGCGGCCCGTCGCGGTGCCCGCGTTGTGGGGGCTGGTGCTGGTCGGCGTCGCGACCGCATGGCTGACCGGCCGGAGCACGGGACCGACCTGGGTCTGGGTGGGGATCCCCCTGTTGCTCGCCGCCGCCGCGTACGCGGGGCTCCTGGCACTCGCGTTCGCGTCCGCGGGGGAGGCGTTGACCCAGCACGCCTTCGGCTGGCGACAGCTCGCCAGCGCGATCACGGTCATCGTCGTCATCGTGGGCATCGGCGGTTCGCTGTTGCACCTGCTGCGCGATCCGTGGGGCGAGATCGCGCGTGCCGCCCCGATCCTGCCGGCGTTCATCGAGACCGAGACCGCCGAGGTCGGACCGTTCCGGACGGTCGTGCTCGCCGACCGCAACGGGCGCTGGGAGTGGGACATAACGGGCGCGAACGGGCCACTCATGACCCAGTTCGGCGTACCACCAGCACGCGCGCTGGTCGCCCTCGTCAGCGACGCGCTGGAACGGACCGCGTCGGCCACCGATCCCGGGGCGGCCGCCGGTCTGGCGTTGGCCAACGTCCGCTACGTGGTGGTGCCCGAGGGCGGGACGAGCGAGGCCGTCTCTGAGGCGTTCGAAGAGCAGTTCGCGATCGAGCCGGTACCCGTGAGCGCCGGAGAGGTGTACCGCGTCACCGAGTGGCTCCCGCGCGTGGCGTTCGTCCCTACCGCCGTCGCCGACTCGCTGTCACGCCGAGGTGAGCTGCCGCTGGGAACCGACCCGGTTCCCTTCGTCCCGCTCGGCGCGACGCGCTACGTCGGAGATGCGCCAACCTCCGGCGAGGTGCTCGTGTCCGAGGCCGCTGCCGGGGGATGGACCGCGCGAGCCGACGGCGCCGCCCTGCCGCTTCGAGTACAGAGCGGGCTCGTCCGCTTCGGTGTGCCCGTCCGGGCCGATGTCATCACGGTCGAGTACGCGCGTCAGAGCAGCCGCACCGCACTGGTGCTGATCGAGCTCCTCGTGTTCCTGCTCGTGGTCTCGCTGATGTTGCGGCCACCTCGCTTCGCGACCGGCGAGGGGAGGCGCTGA